In the Flagellimonas sp. HMM57 genome, one interval contains:
- a CDS encoding FAD-binding oxidoreductase has product MGANKNVVVVGGGIVGLSTAYFLQREGHQVTVLDKGDITSGASFVNAGYITPSHIVPLASPGMISKGIKYMFNSSSPFYMKPRFDLDFMKWAWYFKKSSSNEKVERAMPIIRDINLLSRELYEGIKSSGDLGDFHLERRGLLMLYQTEKARDHEMEVAQKAGDLGLEVNYLDNGGLQKIEPKIELNAMGAIHYECDGHTTPSQFMERMVNFLPKVGVKLRKNEEVLDMIFSRDTITKVKTSKNEYQADEVVFAAGSWTSVLSKKMNIELPLQAGKGYRINVESPTNITMPAILMEAKMAVTPMQGFTRFAGTMEFSGINKIIRKERVEAIARGAARYYKGLKISEEDKSNAKCGLRPVTPDGLPYIGTSTKYKNLTFATGHAMMGWSLGPATGKLVSEMISGKKLSMDIVPFAPQRKF; this is encoded by the coding sequence ATGGGGGCAAATAAGAATGTTGTTGTAGTAGGTGGAGGAATAGTAGGACTTTCCACGGCTTATTTCCTTCAAAGAGAAGGACATCAGGTGACTGTTTTGGATAAGGGCGATATTACTTCTGGAGCATCTTTTGTAAATGCTGGATACATTACTCCTAGTCATATTGTCCCTTTGGCGTCTCCCGGAATGATTTCAAAAGGAATCAAGTACATGTTCAATTCTTCTAGTCCTTTTTATATGAAACCAAGATTTGATTTGGATTTTATGAAATGGGCTTGGTACTTTAAAAAATCATCCTCAAACGAAAAGGTGGAGCGTGCTATGCCCATTATCAGGGATATCAATCTGTTGAGCAGGGAACTCTACGAAGGTATAAAGTCTTCTGGTGATTTAGGGGATTTTCATTTAGAGCGCAGAGGTCTATTGATGCTCTACCAAACAGAAAAGGCCAGAGACCATGAAATGGAAGTAGCACAGAAAGCTGGAGATCTTGGATTGGAAGTTAATTACTTGGACAATGGCGGCTTACAAAAAATAGAGCCCAAGATTGAATTGAATGCGATGGGCGCTATCCACTATGAATGTGATGGACATACGACCCCTTCACAGTTTATGGAGCGAATGGTCAATTTTTTACCAAAGGTGGGCGTTAAGTTGCGGAAAAATGAAGAAGTATTGGATATGATTTTTAGTCGGGATACAATTACAAAGGTAAAAACCAGCAAGAATGAGTACCAAGCGGATGAAGTGGTTTTTGCTGCGGGTTCATGGACCTCTGTACTTTCCAAAAAGATGAACATTGAATTACCTTTACAAGCGGGCAAGGGATATCGAATAAATGTAGAGAGCCCGACCAATATCACAATGCCCGCTATTTTAATGGAAGCAAAGATGGCAGTTACCCCCATGCAAGGATTTACACGTTTTGCCGGAACAATGGAGTTTTCGGGTATAAATAAAATTATACGAAAAGAACGGGTAGAAGCTATTGCCAGAGGTGCTGCACGCTATTACAAGGGCCTTAAAATATCTGAAGAAGATAAAAGCAATGCCAAATGTGGGTTAAGGCCCGTAACACCAGATGGATTACCCTACATAGGTACTTCTACAAAATACAAGAATTTAACTTTTGCCACAGGTCACGCAATGATGGGATGGAGTTTGGGCCCTGCCACTGGTAAATTGGTCTCCGAGATGATTTCTGGAAAGAAACTATCTATGGATATTGTTCCTTTTGCCCCTCAGCGAAAATTTTAA
- a CDS encoding 4-hydroxyproline epimerase, protein MAVHTFKCIDAHTCGNPVRLVVDGGPKLVGKTMEEKRQHFLQEFDWIRTGLMFEPRGHDMMSGSILYEPHDPKNDIAILFIETSGCLPMCGHGTIGTITIALEEGLIQPKTEGKVRLETPAGLVEIDYYKSNDKVAWVKLTNVTSYLAEIGLRINSSILGELFFDVAFGGNFYAIIDRQKNFSGMHDFKASELIQFSQEIRKKINTTYLNRFIHPENPNINKVSHILWTGDSIDKNASGRNAVFYGDKAIDRSPCGTGTSARMAQLYAKGLLKIGEEYIHESFIGSKFVGKVEQETVIMNQKAIIPSIKGWAKIYGRNTITIDTNDDPYALGFQVL, encoded by the coding sequence ATGGCAGTTCATACATTCAAATGTATCGATGCGCACACTTGTGGAAACCCTGTGCGTTTAGTTGTTGATGGAGGCCCCAAGCTCGTAGGAAAGACGATGGAGGAAAAACGACAACACTTTCTACAAGAATTTGATTGGATACGCACGGGATTAATGTTCGAACCACGGGGACATGATATGATGAGTGGTAGTATCCTATATGAGCCACATGATCCTAAAAATGATATTGCGATTCTTTTTATAGAAACGAGCGGTTGCTTACCAATGTGCGGACATGGTACCATAGGAACCATTACCATTGCATTGGAAGAAGGATTGATTCAGCCAAAAACAGAAGGAAAAGTAAGATTGGAAACGCCTGCAGGATTGGTGGAAATAGACTACTATAAATCCAATGACAAAGTAGCTTGGGTAAAATTGACCAATGTTACAAGTTATCTTGCTGAGATAGGACTAAGGATAAACTCTTCCATACTTGGAGAACTTTTTTTTGATGTTGCTTTTGGGGGTAATTTCTATGCGATTATTGACCGACAGAAAAATTTTTCAGGAATGCATGATTTTAAGGCGAGTGAGTTGATTCAGTTTTCACAAGAAATCAGAAAGAAAATCAACACTACATATCTAAATCGCTTTATCCATCCTGAAAATCCGAATATCAACAAGGTCTCCCATATTTTATGGACCGGTGATTCAATCGATAAAAATGCGTCGGGGAGAAATGCTGTTTTTTATGGTGATAAAGCGATAGATCGGTCTCCTTGTGGCACTGGCACGTCTGCACGTATGGCACAGCTATATGCAAAGGGACTTTTAAAAATTGGGGAAGAATACATACACGAGAGCTTTATTGGTTCTAAATTTGTTGGAAAAGTGGAACAGGAAACTGTGATTATGAATCAAAAAGCAATCATACCTAGCATAAAGGGATGGGCAAAAATCTATGGAAGAAATACCATAACCATAGACACGAATGACGACCCATATGCACTGGGATTTCAAGTATTATAA
- a CDS encoding dihydrodipicolinate synthase family protein produces the protein MKMDWNGVMPAITTKFTANDELDMQMFATNINAQIKAGVHAIILGGSLGEASTLDDNEKKALIAHTVELVDGKIPVIMNIAEKTTKNAIVAAERAKQYGASGLMILPPMQYNATDYETLAYFDAIAKSTSLPIMIYNNPVDYKIEVTLDMFEELVKNDNIQAVKDSTRDLTNITRIKNRFGDRLKVLCGVDTLAMESLLMGAEGWVAGLVCAFPRETVAIYELVKAGRIEEATKIYRWFMPLLELDINPQLVQNIKLAEVATGIGTEYVRLPRMPLQGEERSRVLSIIEKGVKTRPEIP, from the coding sequence ATGAAAATGGACTGGAACGGGGTGATGCCGGCAATCACCACCAAGTTTACCGCAAATGATGAATTGGACATGCAAATGTTTGCGACAAATATTAATGCGCAGATAAAAGCTGGAGTACATGCTATAATACTCGGTGGTTCATTGGGAGAAGCAAGTACGCTAGACGATAACGAGAAAAAGGCATTGATAGCGCATACGGTGGAATTAGTTGACGGTAAAATCCCTGTCATTATGAACATAGCCGAAAAGACAACAAAGAATGCTATTGTTGCTGCGGAAAGGGCGAAGCAATATGGGGCTTCAGGATTAATGATTCTACCGCCAATGCAATACAATGCAACGGATTACGAAACTCTGGCCTACTTTGACGCAATAGCCAAGAGTACTTCCTTGCCCATAATGATCTATAACAATCCAGTGGACTACAAAATTGAGGTAACCCTTGATATGTTCGAGGAACTTGTAAAAAATGACAACATACAAGCCGTTAAAGATTCGACCAGAGATCTTACCAACATCACCAGAATTAAAAACAGGTTCGGAGATCGATTGAAGGTTCTATGTGGAGTTGATACTCTAGCTATGGAAAGCCTTTTGATGGGAGCTGAAGGCTGGGTGGCAGGTTTGGTTTGTGCTTTTCCAAGGGAGACCGTAGCAATTTATGAATTGGTCAAGGCGGGTAGGATAGAAGAAGCTACTAAAATTTATAGATGGTTTATGCCTTTACTTGAGTTGGACATAAATCCACAATTGGTACAGAATATAAAACTAGCGGAAGTTGCCACTGGCATAGGTACCGAATATGTAAGATTGCCAAGGATGCCATTACAAGGCGAAGAACGGAGCCGCGTTCTATCGATAATTGAGAAAGGAGTGAAGACCAGACCTGAAATACCATAA